One genomic segment of Ricinus communis isolate WT05 ecotype wild-type chromosome 5, ASM1957865v1, whole genome shotgun sequence includes these proteins:
- the LOC8276580 gene encoding phytoene synthase 2, chloroplastic codes for MTVALLWIANPTTEVSSSFGLLHSIRVLDSSKFGFIDRNLMFKGREKKDKKQKWKSSSVNIDLRNHCTGSGSKLPLISSMVASSAGEMAISSEEKVYNVVVKQAALIKRQLRTSGDLDVKPDIVLPGTLGLLSDAYDRCGEVCAEYAKTFYLGTLLMTPERRRAIWAIYVWCRRTDELVDGPNASHITPTALDRWEARLEDLFQGRPFDMLDAALADTVAKFPVDIQPFKDMIEGMRLDLKKSRYKNFDELYLYCYYVAGTVGLMSVPVMGIAPESQAATESVYNAALALGIANQLTNILRDVGEDARRGRVYLPQDELAQAGLSDDDIFAGRVTDKWRNFMKNQIKRARMFFNEAEKGVTELSAESRWPVWASLLLYRQILDEIEANDYNNFTRRAYVGKAKKLAFLPMAYARSAVGPARLPSLTKA; via the exons ATGACTGTAGCATTACTATGGATTGCCAACCCCACTACAGAGGTTTCCAGTTCTTTTGGGTTGCTCCATTCAATCAGGGTTTTAGATTCATCAAAATTTGGTTTTATCGATCGAAATTTGATGTTTAAGggaagagaaaagaaggatAAGAAGCAGAAATGGAAATCAAGTTCTGTGAATATTGATTTGAGGAATCATTGCACAGGTAGTGGAAGCAAATTGCCTCTGATATCTAGCATGGTAGCTAGCTCAGCTGGAGAAATGGCTATTTCTTCTGAGGAGAAGGTATATAATGTGGTGGTGAAGCAAGCAGCTTTGATTAAAAGGCAATTGAGGACTAGCGGTGATCTTGATGTGAAACCAGATATTGTTCTTCCTGGAACTCTGGGATTGTTGAGTGATGCTTATGACAGATGTGGAGAAGTTTGTGCTGAGTATGCGAAAACATTTTATTTGG GAACTTTGCTAATGACACCGGAAAGGCGAAGAGCTATCTGGGCAATATATG TGTGGTGTAGGAGGACGGATGAGCTTGTCGATGGGCCTAATGCTTCGCACATAACTCCAACAGCTTTAGATAGGTGGGAGGCACGGTTAGAAGATCTTTTCCAAGGTCGTCCATTTGATATGCTGGATGCTGCTTTGGCAGATACTGTTGCCAAATTTCCTGTTGACATTCAG CCATTCAAAGATATGATAGAAGGAATGAGGTTGGACCTGAAGAAATCAAGATATAAGAACTTTGATGAGCTTTATCTTTACTGTTATTATGTTGCTGGGACTGTTGGACTAATGAGTGTTCCAGTCATGGGGATTGCACCTGAATCACAAGCAGCAACTGAGAGTGTTTACAATGCTGCCTTGGCATTAGGGATAGCAAACCAGCTCACCAACATACTTAGGGATGTTGGAGAGGA TGCAAGAAGAGGAAGGGTGTATTTACCACAGGATGAGCTAGCGCAGGCAGGGCTTTCAGACGATGACATATTTGCTGGAAGAGTGACAGATAAATGGAGAAATTTCatgaaaaatcaaataaagagAGCACGGATGTTCTTCAATGAGGCGGAGAAAGGAGTGACTGAACTGAGTGCTGAAAGTAGATGGCCG GTCTGGGCGTCCTTACTGCTATACCGGCAAATACTAGACGAGATCGAAGCAAATGACTATAACAACTTCACAAGGAGAGCTTATGTAGGCAAAGCCAAGAAGCTAGCTTTCTTGCCAATGGCATATGCAAGATCAGCTGTTGGGCCCGCAAGACTGCCTTCTTTGACAAAGGCATAG